The sequence TGGTGCAGCGATGAGAACTGTCTCATTGAGGTCACAGGTTCGAAGCAACCTCTACATATTTGCAGGGGAAAGGCTCGCCTCACTTTATCCCTTCCCAAGatacctctcatgtgtgatagttTGTGAGGACTAACATGAGCCTGAAACAACTAGAGTGTTTCATCAAAATTTCTTTTAATTCTTTAGAAAGAGAACAGAGATCGAGAAACTATAGTTGAAATGGAAAATTGGAATTTGGTGAGAGGCAATAAATCATTTCAATAGCACAAAACTAAGTTAAGATAACTGTATAAATGGTTGATAATTTGAGACAAGATACATTCGATGCAAAGATAGATTTGTTACCTGGCATTGCACATCAATACCCTTGCTCTTGTACTCAACATAGAGGCATCTTGAGAATTGGTCAACATACCTGGAAAATACAAATAACATTATTTTTAGTGTGCACTTAGTAAGATCAAGAGAATGTGTGCATCTGCCTAATTACAGCTATTTTTGAATTACACACACACACGCACGCGCCCGCCCACCCACCCACCCACACCCACCTATGGAAGAATCATCATGCTCGCATTTTCAGCTAAATATGTAGTGCATAACACAAAGATACACAAACAAATAGGAGGCCTTACATGATAATATATCATTGTTTATAGGTTTTTCAACTATTCATCTAATATTAGATCACAGGATAATATAGCCCCACTATTCAGTGAGCTCTAATAGTTGCAAGCAGGATGGATGTTAGACCAACTCAACAGGAGCATCACAAAAGTTTTTTTTAGTTCTTAATTTCTTATGCAAACAAAAACCAGTACGCCTTACAGTAAAAGTTTTTTTGCTTATGCAGTTACCTATCTTTTTCTTTCCCCTAAGGAGAAGGATCATACGTCAGATCTAGACATTTCGAGTAATCCTAGACTGATGGAATTTCAGTACCCAACTAATTCTAGCATCTGAATGCATATCTAACTAACTCCCCCTATGATTGCATCAGAATCTGGCATGACCAACACGCAAGGTAGGGATTCACACTGAAGGCGTTTCCTCTGATTCCTGATCCCAGTGTTGCTACAATAGTTCCCAAACCATGTAGGCAAGAAAGACGTGCTCCTTTTGTTCTCGATCAGTCGCAATCTTACTTGTACTAGAAGCCATCTATCCTAGAATCGAGCCAATCTAAGCTATAGCATGCGCAACGGACAGCATGGAAGCAGTGACTAGGAAAACGGGGAGCTCACGCTTTGGTAGCGGCGTAGACGGAGTAGAGCGGATCAGAAGGCACGACGGAGGCGGCGCCGGAGCCGATGTTGACAATGGCGCCGCGCTTCCTCTCGACCATGGCCGGCAGCACGGCGTGCGTGACACGCGTGACGCCCTCGACGTTGACCCGGATGAGGGTGCGCATCAGCTCCTCGTCCACCTCGTGGAAGTAGCGCGCGTACGGGTAGGACACGCCGGCGTTGTTGACGAGCACGCCGACGTCGAGGCCCCGGATGGAGTCCTTGAGCGCCTCGACGGCGGCGGCCAGCCCCTCGCCGGCGAAGTCGAGCACGAAAGTCCGCACCTCGGGGACCTTGGGGTGCCTGGCCTTGATctcggcggcgacggcggccagCTTCTCCTGGTTGCGGCCGACGAGGACGAGCCCGAGCCCGGACGCGGCGAGGCGGAAGGCGACGGCGCGGCCGATGCCGTCGGTGGCGCCCGTCACGACGGCCCAGGCGCCGTAGCGGCGGCGCAGGGGCTTGCCCGGGCGGAGGAACGCGGCGTAGACCCAGAGCGCGAAGCGGGCGGCGGCGCGCACGGCCACGAGCAGGCCCACCGCGGCCAGCGCCAGCGCCCACGC is a genomic window of Zea mays cultivar B73 chromosome 5, Zm-B73-REFERENCE-NAM-5.0, whole genome shotgun sequence containing:
- the LOC542359 gene encoding glossy 8 yields the protein MAGTCAHVEFLRAQPAWALALAAVGLLVAVRAAARFALWVYAAFLRPGKPLRRRYGAWAVVTGATDGIGRAVAFRLAASGLGLVLVGRNQEKLAAVAAEIKARHPKVPEVRTFVLDFAGEGLAAAVEALKDSIRGLDVGVLVNNAGVSYPYARYFHEVDEELMRTLIRVNVEGVTRVTHAVLPAMVERKRGAIVNIGSGAASVVPSDPLYSVYAATKAYVDQFSRCLYVEYKSKGIDVQCQVPLYVATKMASIRKSSFMVPSADTYARAAVRHIGYEPRCTPYWPHSVVWFLISILPESLIDSVRLGMCIKIRKKGLAKDAKKKAL